In the Moraxella osloensis genome, one interval contains:
- a CDS encoding FCD domain-containing protein codes for MKVATQVIEQLISLIDREGLKNGDRLPAERHLCERLGVSRTALREAIQQMNSVGITESRIGSGTFVKDVQTIKQRQPLVTLSDNLILQTLTPLLDADPLYRLDVQEARIVLEGGTAWYAAQRATKQDIEKIRFYYEQLANSQAHGDTEQAAIADANFHLAIAEASQNAVLLQMMKNVFHLMRHNVVLARRKIYTEHYGFETLHTQHMAMMNAIIACDSELARKAVGEHIEFVIKQVAKIDEATARRQRVSRLATDVF; via the coding sequence ATGAAGGTTGCAACGCAGGTTATTGAACAATTAATTTCGCTAATAGACCGTGAAGGGTTAAAAAATGGCGATAGATTACCTGCCGAGCGCCATTTGTGTGAGCGACTAGGGGTATCTCGTACCGCACTGCGTGAAGCGATACAGCAGATGAATAGTGTCGGTATTACCGAAAGTCGCATTGGGTCGGGAACGTTTGTCAAAGATGTGCAAACTATCAAACAGCGCCAACCCCTTGTGACGCTGTCTGATAATCTGATATTACAGACACTAACCCCCTTATTGGATGCCGATCCCCTGTATCGTCTAGATGTGCAAGAAGCAAGAATTGTACTAGAAGGCGGTACAGCCTGGTACGCTGCCCAGAGAGCTACAAAACAAGATATTGAAAAAATCCGCTTTTACTACGAGCAGTTAGCAAACAGTCAAGCGCATGGCGATACCGAACAAGCCGCTATTGCCGATGCCAATTTTCATTTAGCGATTGCTGAAGCCTCCCAAAATGCGGTATTGTTGCAGATGATGAAAAATGTTTTTCACCTAATGAGACATAACGTGGTATTGGCTCGGCGAAAAATTTACACCGAGCATTATGGCTTTGAAACCTTACATACGCAGCACATGGCGATGATGAATGCGATTATCGCGTGTGATAGTGAATTAGCTCGCAAAGCCGTGGGAGAGCATATTGAGTTTGTGATAAAACAGGTTGCCAAGATTGATGAGGCAACGGCTCGCAGACAGCGAGTTTCCCGGTTGGCCACTGATGTTTTTTAA